The Canis lupus baileyi chromosome 29, mCanLup2.hap1, whole genome shotgun sequence genomic interval AAATTCTACTCATCTTGTAAGAACATATCATCAATCATCAGTTCCTCCTTGAAGCCTTCTCTCAAATGTGCATTGGACATATGAACAAAGAAAAGGTCAACAAAATAATTCCAATGTGAAAAGTTGCTTTTCCAAACAAGATTAAAGATATGTGGATTAACTCATTTGTTTGGCATTTCCTAGTCCAATAATTGATCGAAGACAATGATCTATAATTACCCAACAGAAGACAGCCAACAAAGCAAAGAGTAGTATGCTAGATGCAAGTTTGGTAATCATTTGCCTAAAAATGATGACTAAACTATGAAGATGGATAAGATTTCCAAGGGAGACCCTGTAAGTTAAAAGCAAAGAAGACCAATGGAAGAACTTAGCAAATTCAGTATGATATAGTTATTACTGAAAGGAAATGGCAGCAAGTTACACAACTCTAGTTTAGGTGATGATCACTGCAGGTAGCAGTTGATGCCTTGACTTAAATGAAATCAACCAAAAAAGTGTATACACCTGGGGACAAGTAAAGGGTAAaacaagtgaaaagaagaaaactcaggtttaaaaaaaaagcaaaaatctaaaacaacatattagcaaaaccacaatgagataccacctcacaccagtgagaatggggaaattaacaagacaggaaacaacaaatgttggagaggatgtggagaaaggggaaccctcttgcaatgttggtgggaatgtgacctggtacagccactctggaaaactgtgtggaggttcctcagagttaaaaatagatctgccctatgacccagcaattgcactgctggggatttaccccaaagatacagatgcagtgaaacgccaggacacctgtaccccgatgtttatagcagcaatgtccacagcaccccgatgtttctagcagcaatgtccacaatagccaaactgtggaaggagcctcggtgtccatcgaaagatgaatggataaagaagctgtggtctatgtatacaatggaatattactcagccattagaaacgacaaatacccaccatttgctttgacgtgaatggacctggagggtattatgctgagtgtaataagtcaatcggaaaaggagaaacattatatgatttcattcatttggggaatataaaaattaatgaaaaggaataaaggaataaaggaataaaggaaaggagagaaaatgagtgaaaatatcagtgagggtgacaaaacatgagagatacctaactctgggaaatgaacaaggggtagtggaaggagaagtgggcggggggttggggtgactgggtgatgagcaccaaggggggcacttggcgggataagcactgggtgttacgctatatgttggcaaattgaactccaataaaaaaattttaaaaatgaatagctaaataaaatctaaaaaaataaaaaataaaaaaataaaacaatgtaatagtccagaataaaaaaaagaagaagaaatgaaaagatgagaaacaaaggaaaagaaactatttCAAGAAGGAGGGCAACAACAACCAAACAAGATAAGAATACAGAAGCATCCACTGGATTTGAAACTGTGGACATCTTTGGTGACCTCAGCAACAGCAATTTCAGataaagaatgagaagagaagTGAAAAAGCACCAAAGCCCAAGTTAGGGTTAAATATATTACAGAAAAAGTgaggtactggcataaagacaggcaacaaagaacccagaaataaacctccACATATAGGGccaaaaggtttttttgtttgtttgtttttttaataaatttattttttattcaatttgtttattcaatttgttcaatttgccaacatatagaataacacccagtgctcgtcccatcaagtgctccccgcagtgcccgtcacccagtcaccctcaccccccgtccacctccccttccaccacccctagttcgtttcccagagttaggagtctctcatgttctgtctctctccctgatatttcccactcattttttctcctttcccctttattccctttcactattttttatattccccaaatgaatgagatcatataatgtttgtccttctccgattgacttatttcactcaggaaataccctccagttccatccacgtcgaagcaaatggtgggtatctgtcatttctaatggctgagtaatattccaaaaGGTTTTTGATAAGGGTGCCCATGGCACTGGGAAAACCGGATAAACACATGAGAAAGAGTAAAGTTGGACCCTTACATTACACCACATACAAaagtatatacattaaaaaaattaactcaaaatgcatcaaAGACCAAcctgtaagacctaaaactataaaattcctagaatatAGTgggaaagcttcatgacattggatttggcaataacTTATTAGACACAACATCAAatgcacaaaggaaaaaatagacaaagtgcacttcatgaaaattaaaaactactgTCCATAAGGACTGTCAGTAGAGTGAAatggcaacctacagaatggaagaaaatatttgccaatcatatatctgataaaggatcaGTAtccataatatatgtaaaatatctaaaactcaacaacaaaaactcaaaacaactcaatttaaaaatgggtaaaatatttgaatagatatttctccaaggatGTATAAACATCAAAACAATATCACTaatcaccaaggaaatacaaaccaaaaccacgaTATACTACCTCATACATGTTAGGATATccattaccaaaaacaaaaaaagcccagaAGATAaaagtgttggtaagaatgtggagaaactggaaattTTGCACATTGCTAGTAGTAATGTAAAAACAGTGCAGCCACTATGCAAAACTGCacggcagttcctcaaaaaattaaaaatagaattaccaatatgagccagcaatttcacttttgagtacatactcaaaagaattaaaaggaaggTCTCAAAGACATATTTGGGCcccatgttcataacagcattattcacaagagctaaaatgtggaagaaacACAGATCTCCATTCAGAGATACATGAATGAGCAAACTGcttatatacacacaatggagtattatttagccttaaaaaagtatggaaaattctaacacatgctacaacatagatgagcCTTGAGGACACTATggtaagtgaagtaagccagacacaaaaagacaatgctgtatgattccacttatataagatACTTAGAGTAATTAAAATCACtgagacagagagtagaatggtggctgctagaggctggggtgaggggggtTGAGGAGTTAGtgttaatgggtatagagtttcaagtttttcaagataaaaagagttctaaagatgaatggtggtgatggttgcccaataatgtgaatgtacttaatgccacggagttatatgtttaaaaatggttaagacagtaaattttctgttatggctatttaccacaataaaaaattgaaaaaaaaagtagatatagTAAGACTTTAAAACTttgggccgggatccctgggtggtgcagcggtttggcgcctgcctttggcccagggcgcgatcctggagccccggatcgaatcccacatcgggctcccggtgcatggagcctgcttctccctctgcctgtgtctctgcctctctctctctctctgtaaataaaaattaaaaaaaaaaaactttgggcCTTATATAGATAGCAGCAGTGTAAAATAAACCCTAAATAACTcttcaaaggataaaaatcatgggATAAccataatatatactatattggTTGTCACATCCATTTTATAACTTCTATAAAGTATTCTTGAGAACCCCGGGGCTACAAACACAGTACATCTTTGGTAACGAGTTCTCATCCCTAGTCTGGGTATTAAACCATAAAAGATAACAACTACTTCCCTTGAAATAGGGATTAGTCAGTGCACTTTTAAGGCGTTACTGGTAGAAAGGAGTGCTAATGTCATAGCCACTTCTGCTACTATGCGTTGGAAAGGGCTAATTCAAGGATTGTCCTTTTTTGATCCAGAAATAATCAGTTCATCAAAAGGAGTTCATCCTTGATAATGGATCATGATATTGAGAAATACCTCTTTAGATACTTTCGCCAAACCCATCCAGCAGCCCAGCAAGGCTCCAGAGTGGCCAGTGACTGAGAGGGTTGGGAACTACATGTTAATTCTTCATTCTTCTCGTCTTTTCACATAGACCATATCTTTTCCCAGGCAACAGAGACCTcaatttcaatttttgttttattcttcaaaTATGTCCTACAGTCAGTTCTCATAAAAATTTTCTTAAGCGGAACAAAGTTTAGGGAGAGTTTACTCCATACATACCACAAAGAGTGTTCTTATTTCTCTCTGAAAATATAACAATATGCATAATGAAATGATTGTTAggcttatattttcaaaattactgCCAGCTTACCTACTCTCTTCCCTGCTGCTGTGTTATTTCCATTCATTCCAATACCACGGGCAGactataataaaaacacaaaacatctaGAGAGGTAAGCTAATGAAGATCAGAGGAAAAGATCACTAAACAtgatacttgtattttttttagattttacttaaattcaagttagttaacatacagtgtattattagtttcaggggtagaatttagttgcatataacacccagtgcttatttacattaagtgctctccttaatgcccatcaccagttaccccatccccccacccatcccctttccagcaacccttagtttgcttcctatagttaagaatctcttatggttgtattttattatggaaatgcTGTAGGGCTTTCATTTAATCAAATTTTTAACCAAACTAACTTAGAATCTGATTCTCACATTCAGCAGTATTgtacttaatatttttcattaagagaataaaatttgATAGTACAAATAAAAGttcttatttaggaaaaaataataaaaatagcatatatCATAAATTGTTTACACAAAATTACTTTCAAATTACAGTTCTCAACTTAGgactaaaacattatttaaaattcaactgtcaggatccctgggtggcgcagcagtttagcgcctgcctttggcctggggcgcgatcctggagacccgggatcgaatcccacatcaggctcccggtgcatggagcctgcttctccctctgcctgtgtctctgcctctctctctctctcactgtgtgcctatcataaataaataaaaatttaaaaaataaaaaataaaaaataaaaaataaaattcaactgtcaaagtaaaaaaataaaaaaaataaataaaattcaactgtcaaaaatattttctacaaactagataaacattttaagagaatCTTATGAAAAGAATTCAACCTTAGGCCTCCTTACttatataaacaaaaaacaaactttaaatatGTTGAATGACTCTAAGGATAACTATTAGAACATATTGAAAGGTAAATACTtactagaaaaaaatctgtaggtTCTAACTGGGGAGaatttttcctaagattttcctCCTTAAAATGCTGGCTTGTAGACAGCCCGATTCCAGAGGTCCGAAGCCTGCCTGCTCCACGTGTGCTCTGTAAGCTATCTCTGCTTGCACTCCGGGCCAGCGAAGTAAGAAAACCTATATTATTTACACAACCAACAGGCTCTTTGGAAGCCTTGTTAGCCATTTCTGTGATATCTCGAGCCTCAACTTTAGAAATAATATCAGATCTTTTCCCGGGTGAATCGACTTTAACAGCTCGAAAGCGAGTAGTCCTAGAGAAAGAAGAATCCATTATATTTCGAACATCCAATGACTGAAGCACATTCTGTGATGCAGAAGATTGAAGATTCCCAGATTCAAAACATTTGGGCTGTCTTTGTGATTTCACCAGAGAATTATGGAGTGACACTGGTGTAGAACAGTGAAGAGGTGACAAGAGTCTGTTCTTGTGAGGACTTAATTCACGGTGGTTGAGAACTGTAGTTTCTACTGATTCACCACTCAACATTCTTGCAACATGTTTAAGATGCTGCTCTGCAGCTTTCAACCCTTTATCATCATTAGTGAGTAAGAACTCTGGATTTACCTTCTGTGTGATTTCTAAGCCACTGCTCTGTTCATCAGTGTTTCCTTCTGTAAATGTAGCAAATGAGCCCACTTCAGGTAGAAGTGATTCCTCAGTTATGCATTCTTTtgaagttgaaaataaaacagtGTCATCTTCATTATTAGATGACAAGTttcctgaaagattttttttctgcctaggCAAGGATGATCCAAGATGGAGAACAGAATCAGCAAGCTCTTTGTCATTTTCTAATTCCATATGGGGTATCTGAGGTGGTAGTTTGATGCTACTATTGGAATGAGACAGTGTGTTACTCTCCCAGTTATCATCTTCCTTAAGAAAATTGCTAGTGATAGATGATATTGGTGTATCAGCAGAGGGCAGAGTTGCCAAACTTGAAACCGCATTGCTGGAAGTTTCAGGTAGACAGGCATTCCCAGGAGAAGGTAAACAAGACTGCCCAATGTGGGGGAGAGCCTTTAACAATCTGTGGCGAGCAGCTGCCGTGGAACTACTAGAAGGTCGAGGAGCTATAGGTGGACGAGGTTTTACCTTGACAGCTTTcttaggctaaaaaaaaaaaaaaaaagtgaatatataatTTCTCACAGTCATTTTGTCTACCCATTAACACAAAttaatgaaggaagaaaatgttatttaacatAACACTGGCATTTTGAtaacttcaattaaaaatgtcTTAGAAGATTAAAATCTTAAGCTTACAACTGAGAAGAATTTTGCTTTCTCCATTGAGGATGATTTCCTGAGaatgttaaagaaaatgaattttattttattttcctccctaCTGATTATTTGTCAGTTTtgctgaaaagaaaacattatagtATATATGATACTGCTGACCTATTCTAGGTCCCCAACAATTTTCCCTAGTAAGATAGATGAGTAAGTGTTGGCTATATATGTACTACAGAAAATAGTGCCATAAAGGCCTGCTTGTGAGGTTGGCCCTTGGCTAGCTTCTGGGAACTTGTATTTCAAGAGAGTTCCTATCACCCTAACTGAAAAGTACCTACCCTGTTTGTGCAAACAATATGGTTTATGCTAAATACcagctttccttctgggagtttGGAATTTTGGTACATGCTATCTACAGGAACAGCCTCTCATAGAATTCCCGAGCAAAGAGTCTCTAATACACTTCCTCGGTAGACAATATCTCACAGTTGTATTGACACAGTTCATTGATAGAGGAATAAAGCATGTCCTATGAGACTCTATTGGGGAAGAATGCTGAGAAGTTTGTCCTTAGTTTCCCCTGGATTTGAACCATGAGACTTTTCCTTTGATAATTTACTTCATACTCTTTTGCTGCAATAAATCTTAGACATGGTTGCAACTATGGGCTAGTACTGAGTCTTCCTAGCAAACTGGGGAGTGATATAGGGGTCCTCAATATTGTAAGTTTTGGTTTCATGATCTTTGATTTCATGAAATCATGAAagatcatgatttttttatttcatactaTTTTggataaacttaaaaattaagaatatgaaGCCTCAGCTCCTTCAAGGTATCAGCTGAAACATGCAACAGGATGGAAGAGAACATGTGATGATCTAAACAACACTTCCAACCTAGATATAGAAGAAGAGCCAGATAACTTAGTGGACACTAGTAGAGGCAAGAAGTAGAGGAGCTTAAAGCTGTGAAGAAAGAAGAACCTTGGAAAGATATGCTGGCTAGTGTAGCTGCTTTTATCCTGGGGCCACTGTCTTGCCAAACTTCAATTCTCTAATCAACAAAACTATTCTTTGAAAATGAAGGTTTAACTTCTGGGCTGTAGAGATTCACAGTGGTTGCCTAAATCTAAGTTTCTCCATGCATCCTCCAAAACACCATACACATTAACAACATAAACAAAATAACCCGTAACTCATACCTTCAAAACTAGGGGATGGATAAAATTAACTTCAAATTACCTCTCAAGGAGAAAAATACCCAAATCTAGGAGATTCATTTGC includes:
- the ZFAND4 gene encoding AN1-type zinc finger protein 4 isoform X2, which translates into the protein MELEDEFCLNDYNISEGCTLKLVLAMRGGPINTRRVPMEDPLREMAEYMDSIRDEVWEKTSCNKQVTFLVYREGDQLNFFRVVDRGDGTLTPLSESLSGGSVYNLYTDEDEEIEPSPSGQQIIENSITMNKMKLLKAKLENMNLSKKPKKAVKVKPRPPIAPRPSSSSTAAARHRLLKALPHIGQSCLPSPGNACLPETSSNAVSSLATLPSADTPISSITSNFLKEDDNWESNTLSHSNSSIKLPPQIPHMELENDKELADSVLHLGSSLPRQKKNLSGNLSSNNEDDTVLFSTSKECITEESLLPEVGSFATFTEGNTDEQSSGLEITQKVNPEFLLTNDDKGLKAAEQHLKHVARMLSGESVETTVLNHRELSPHKNRLLSPLHCSTPVSLHNSLVKSQRQPKCFESGNLQSSASQNVLQSLDVRNIMDSSFSRTTRFRAVKVDSPGKRSDIISKVEARDITEMANKASKEPVGCVNNIGFLTSLARSASRDSLQSTRGAGRLRTSGIGLSTSQHFKEENLRKNSPQLEPTDFFLSARGIGMNGNNTAAGKRVGECTHHLPPVKAPIQTKKKAAKHCFLCGKKTGLATSYECRCGNNFCASHRYAETHGCTYDYKSAGRRYLQEANPVVNAPKLPKI
- the ZFAND4 gene encoding AN1-type zinc finger protein 4 isoform X1 — protein: MFKSDLARTGIQLPTTYSRGIRKVKVMDNRKDPPFFNEDNVGPFYYKLPFYDTMELFIETLTGTCFELRVSPFEAVISVKAKIQRLEGISICQQHLIWNNMELEDEFCLNDYNISEGCTLKLVLAMRGGPINTRRVPMEDPLREMAEYMDSIRDEVWEKTSCNKQVTFLVYREGDQLNFFRVVDRGDGTLTPLSESLSGGSVYNLYTDEDEEIEPSPSGQQIIENSITMNKMKLLKAKLENMNLSKKPKKAVKVKPRPPIAPRPSSSSTAAARHRLLKALPHIGQSCLPSPGNACLPETSSNAVSSLATLPSADTPISSITSNFLKEDDNWESNTLSHSNSSIKLPPQIPHMELENDKELADSVLHLGSSLPRQKKNLSGNLSSNNEDDTVLFSTSKECITEESLLPEVGSFATFTEGNTDEQSSGLEITQKVNPEFLLTNDDKGLKAAEQHLKHVARMLSGESVETTVLNHRELSPHKNRLLSPLHCSTPVSLHNSLVKSQRQPKCFESGNLQSSASQNVLQSLDVRNIMDSSFSRTTRFRAVKVDSPGKRSDIISKVEARDITEMANKASKEPVGCVNNIGFLTSLARSASRDSLQSTRGAGRLRTSGIGLSTSQHFKEENLRKNSPQLEPTDFFLSARGIGMNGNNTAAGKRVGECTHHLPPVKAPIQTKKKAAKHCFLCGKKTGLATSYECRCGNNFCASHRYAETHGCTYDYKSAGRRYLQEANPVVNAPKLPKI